The Oceanidesulfovibrio indonesiensis region GTCCTCGATGTAGAAGCACTCCGGCGCTTTGATATCCTCCAGGTTGATACCCCCGAAGGTGGGCTCCATGGTTTTGACGACCTCCACGAGCTTCTCCGGATCGGTGATGTCCAGGTTGATGTCGAAGACATCGATGTCCGTGAAGGTCTTGAACAGCACGCCCTTGCCTTCCATGACGGGCTTGCCGGCCAGCGGGCCGATGTTGCCCAGGCCCAGGACGGCGGAGCCGTTGGAGACCACGGCCACGAGGTTGGACCGGCCGGTGTAGAGGGCTGCGTTCGCAGGGTCTGCGGCTATCGCCTTGCACGCCTCGGCAACACCAGGAGAGTAAGCCATGGACAGGTCCTTCTGGTTGTTGCAGGGCTTGATCGGGATGACTTCCACTTTCCCGCGACGGGGATATTGGTGATAGTTCAGCGCTTCTTCTTTGGTGAACAGAGCCATGGTGCGAATCTCCTCTCGGTTCTACGAACGTCGTGGTCTACAGTTCGTAATTGGGCTTGGCGTATTGTTCCGCGCCGTGGGCGTCGTTGACGACCAGCAGCGGGAAGTCCTGCACGGTGAGCTTGCGAATGGCCTCGGGCCCGAGTTCGTCGTAGGCGATGACCTCGGAGTCGGTGATGCGTTGCGAAAGCAGTGCGCCAGCGCCGCCCGTGGCGCCGAAGTACACGCCCTTGTATTGCTGCAAGGCGTCGCGCACCTCCTGCGAGCGTTTGCCCTTGCCGATGCTGGCCTTCACGCCCAGGCTGTGCAGTCGCGGGGCGTAGGCGTCCATGCGGCCGCTGGTGGTGGGTCCGGCGGAGCCGATTGCGGCGCCGGGAGGTGCCGGCGCCGGACCCACGTAGTAGATGACCGAGCCTTCGAGCTCGAAGGGCAGTTCTTCGCCCTTGTCCAACGCTTCTATGAGCTTCTTGTGGGCGGCGTCGCGCGCCGTGTAGATGGTGCCGGTAAGGTTGACCACATCGCCGGCCTTGAGCTGGACGATGTCTTCATCCGTGAGGGGAGTGGTGAGGTTGTACGTCGCCATCAGAGAACGACCTCCTTCGTGCGGGATGAGTGGCATTGCACATTGACGGCCACGGGCATGCTGGCGATGTGGCAGGGGTGCATCTCCACCTTGACGTCGAGACTGGTGGTCTTGCCGCCGAGACCCATGGGGCCGATGCCCAGATCGTTGACGGCGGCGAGCAGTTCTTCCTCCATGGCGGCGACTCGCGGGTCCGTATTGCGCTCGCCCAGGGGACGAAACAGAGCCTGCTTGGCCAGGGTCGGAGCCAGATCGAATGTGCCGCCGATGCCCACGCCGACCACAGTGGGCGGGCATGGATTGGGGCCGGCCTCGGCCATGGTGCGGACCACGAAGTCCTTGATGCCTTCCCAGCCCTGGGCGGGCTTGAGCATGGCAATCCTGGACATGTTCTCTGAGCCGCCGCCCTTGGCCATGAACTTCACCTTGAGCGAATCGCCAGGCACCACGTGGCTGTGGATGACGGCAGGCGTGTTGTCGCCGGTGTTCTTGCGGGTCAGCGGGTCGCACATGGACTTGCGCAGGTAGCCCTTGTCGTAGGCCTCGACCATGGCGTCGTTGAGAACCTGCTCCAGGTTGCCTCCCTCGATGGTGACGTCCTCGCCGTAGTCCACGAAAAAGACGGCGACGCCGGTGTCCTGGCACAGGGCGAGCTGGGTGTTGCGCGCCAGGTCGGCATTTTCGATAAGCTGGGCGAGCACTTCCTTGGCCGATTCGGACTCCTCTTCGTCCAGCGCACGCTGGAGCGCGCCGTATACGTCGTCCGGGAGGATGCGGCAGGCGTCCATGATCATGTCGCGCACCGCGTCGTGCAGATCCTGAGCCTTAATGCTTTTCATGGCAGCACCCCTTGTGTTGGAGGGCGTTGATTACGGATTTGGGCAGAATGCCCTTGACCGAATTGAGAGCCAGCATGCGGCGCATGATGCCGAGCTGATCCTGCAGCGGTATGCTCTTGGGGCAAACGTCTTCACAAGCAAGCAGGCCCATGCAGCCGAACACGCCCTGGTCGTTGCCGATCACGTCGTAGTAATCGTCCTCGGAACGCTGGTCGCGCGGATCGAGGTAAAAGCGGGCTATACGGTTGATGGTGGTGGCGCCCATGAAATCCTCGCGCATGCGCGCCGTGCCGCACGCGGCGACACAGCACCCGCATTCGATGCAGCGGTCGAGCTCGAATATCTGCTCGGCCACCTCGTTCTCCATGCGCATTTCCTCGTCCGCCGGGTCGAAGGCCGCGTCGTTGGAATGCACCCAGGACTCGATCTTCGCGCCCACGCCGCGGAACCAGGTGCCCGTGTCCACGGAGAGGTCGCCCAGCAGCTTGAACACCGGGAGAGGGTGCAGGGTGATCTCGTTAGGCAGGTCTTTCGTCTGCGTGTGGCAGGCCAGGCCGGGACGGCCGTTGATGACCATGCCGCAGGAGCCGCAGATGCCAGCGCGGCAGCAGAAGTCCACCTTCAGCGTCGGATCCATCTCGTCGCGGATCTGTGTCAGCGCGATGAACAGGGTCATGGAGTCGTATTCCGTGATGTGGAACGACTGCATGCGGGGTTCCGAATAGGGGTCGTGGGGGTTGTACCGAAACACTTTGATGTGCAGCTTGCGATTCATGTGACGTATTCCTCCGCTAGCCCTTGCTCTTGGCTTCTTTCAGGTTTTCGAGCGCTTTCTTGGGTATCTCGAACTTCTTCTTGGGCAACTCGTTGGGGATGATCTTGCCCCCGCCGTAGCCGCGCTCGCCCGGAGGAAGCTCGTAGTAGGGGGAGGCTTCTTCGTATTGGAGGATGGGCAGGTGTTCGCCTTCCTTCCAGTAAGCCAGGGTGCGGTTGAGCCAGTCCTTGTCGTTGCGCTCGGGGAAGTCTTCGCGGGTGTGGGCGCCGCGGGATTCGGTCCGCTGGAGGGCGCCGTAGGCCGTGCACTGGCAGAGCTTGATCATGCCCTGGACGCGCAGCGCCGTGGACATCTCGGGGTTGTAGCCCTTGATGTTACCTTTGAGGGCAATCCTGTAGGAGCGCTCGTGCAGCTCGGCCAGCTTGTCCACGGCCTTTTGCAGATCCGGCCCGTTGCGGAAGATGAAGACGTTTTCCATCATGGTGGCGTGCATCTCGTCGCGTATTTCCAGCGCGCTTTCCGAGCCCTTGCGGCCGGAGACGATGTCGTCGATGCGCTCCTTGAGCTTTGCTTCGGCGTCGCGCAGGGCGGCGGTGGAGAAGTTGACGGAAGCGCCCTGGAGGAACTTGACCATCTGTTTGCCGATGTAGCGGCCTGCCACGACCGTTTCGGCCAGGGAGTTGCCGCCCAGGCGGTTGAAGCCGTGCATGTCCCAGCAGGCGGCCTCGCCGGCGGAGTACAGACCCTTCAGGCCGTATGCTGCGCCGTCGCGATTGGTGCGCACGCCGCCCATGGAGTAGTGCTGCGTGGGCCGCACCGGAATGAGCTGCTCGATGGGGTTCACGCCCAGGAAATTGGTGCAGATGTCGTAGACTTCCCGCAGCTTGGTGGTGATGTGCTTGACGCCCAGATGGCGGATGTCCAGCCAGAGGTGGTCACCGTAGGGTGACTTCACGCCCAGGCCCTTGCGCATGTGCTCGGTCATGCGGCGGGAGACCACGTCGCGCGAGGCGAGCTCGGCCTTTTCGGGCTCGTAGTCGGGCATGAAGCGGTGCTCGTTCACGTCCAGCAGGGTGCCGCCGTCGCCGCGGCAGCCTTCGGTCACCAGGATGTCGGTGGGCACGGTGCCTGTGGGGTGGAACTGGACGGCTTCCATGTTGCCCATGGGGACGAGGCCGGTGTCCAGTGCGCAGATCTGGCCGCCGCCGTCGCAGATGACCGCGTTGGTGGTGGCGCTGTAGCAGCGGCCGTAGCCGCCTGTGGCGATGAGGGTTGCGGTGGCGAAGTAGGCGCGCAGTTCGCCGGTGCGCATGCAGCGGGCGATGCAGCCCAGGCAGTTCTCGCCGTCGTGGATGAGCACCTCGGCCTGGGTGCGGTCGTGGATCTGGACGCCGTATTGCAGACACTTGCTGTCCAGGGTGTTCAGCACGGATCGGCCGGTGCCGTCCGCGGTGTAGCAGGTGCGCCACTTGGCGGTGCCGCCGAATGCGCGGGCGTGGATCAGTCCGTGTTTTTCCTTTTTCTCTTCGGCTTCGAAGGGTTTGCCGCCCTTGTAGTACGTGTGGACGCCGGCCACGACGCGGTTCCACGGCACGCCCCAGTGGGCCACCTCGCGCATCACGATGGGGGCGGTGTCTGCGAAGATGCGGGCGACTTCCTGGTCGCAGCCCCAGTCCGAGCCCTTGACCGTGTCCTGGAAGTGGATGTCCGGGGAGTCGCCGTCGCCCATGATGGCGTTGCCGAGGGCAGCCTGCATGCCGCCCTGGGCAGCGGAGGAGTGCGAGCGGCGGGGGGGGACGATGGACAGACAGATGGTCTCGAAGCCCGCCATGGCGGCCTCCACGGCCACGCGCTCTCCGGCGAGGCCGGCTCCTATGCACAGGACGTCCGTATAAAATATCTGCATGGTTCACTCCGTGCTTAAACAGTGAGGAAAGAGAAGCGGGCGAGGGTGATGAGCCCGATGCAAATGAAGCCGGCCATCATCACGTACTCGGCCTTCTGGTACCAGGCGCGTCTTGCGCTGGAGATGAAGCCGTACTTGACGCCGATCCGGTAGAACCCGATGCCTACGTGCAGTTCGGCCATGGGCAGCAGAACGAGGTAGAAAGGAAGCCAGGGGCCATCCTGAATGCGCGCGGCGCTCTTTGCGGCTGTGATGGGCAGATCGGTGAGGACCACGAACATGTGGATGGAGGCCAGCACCAGGATGACCAGTGCGGTGATCACCTGAACAAGCCACAGGGTGGTGTCTTTGTGGCGCATCATCTTGCTGTGGAGCCGGAACGCTTTCCACTCACCCTGTTCAAAGGGCATCTTGCGCGCAGCCAGAACGAAGTGCAGCAGCATGATCACGAAGATGACGGGTCCACCGACCTGCGCCATGTATGTGGCCTCGAAGAAGTCGGCCAGGGCGTTCATCAGGGCTGGGCTGATGACGACGCTGGAGACAAGGATCAAGTGCGCCCAGAGAAAAAGGATGAGCAGCACGCCGGTGGTCATCATCAAAAAGTCGAGACGACCGGAGATCTTGCTGCGTTGCGGAACATGCAATGTCATGGTGCTCGAATTCATAGATGCTATCCTCCAAAGACAGTCCTATGGGTTTTGTGTTCAGCGACATCTCCCTGTGCAGTTGCCGCCCTGGTCGCACGTCTGTGCATGAGGAGGCGGGACCGCTGGACCGGGGCAGCCGCTTCCAGAGCATCCTCACTCGAACGGAATCGACGCGTCGCCTGACCGCCGCTTCCGCGTTGGTTCCTGCGCGAGCAATTCCCTCAGGCATTATTCGGGGAAAGGCTTGGTCGATTTCCGTGATGTTTCCGGGATTGGGCATTACGCCACCCCTCAGCACGTGCCGTACCAAGCGACGAAAAATACAAGATGCAATGATTGTGACGTATTAGAGCGGGAGGAAATAAAGGCGCTCAGCCTTTTCCGGTTACACGGGAACACGCATTCCTGCCGTACAGGAATTGTTCTTGTTGCGGGGTGGACAAATCGAGGGCGGGAAAAGAGATTCAGAAATGGACGGGGAATGAAACAACCGGACCGCACTCCGGGCTGTACGGTCCGGCAACGACGGTGGGGGAAGCGGCGCCCGGCAATACTACTTGAAAAACAAAGTCGTTGATTTCATGCCCCGCGGCATTCCCCGTGCTGTCCGCCGGAGGCGTGGTTGTCAATATGTCCGGGGAGGCGGGAGGACGGATGTATCCTGGTCCCTGTCATAGCGAACGTGATGAAATGCCGTGCTTCTTCAGAAGAGCGTACAAACGGGATTGCGAGAGGCCGGAGCGGCGGATGGCGTCTTTCATGTTTCCCTTTGTCGCATTCATCAGACTCTTGAGATACCGGCTCTCGGCATTGGCGCATACTGCTTCCCGGTATGGCTGGAGTTCGGGGATTTCGTCCGGATCGAATTCAGCTTCGTCCATTTGTACAAATTGATCCTCGAAGGCCGGCGAGCTGATGCGGTTTCGCGCCACCTTGGCCCGGATGTTTGCCGGCAGGTGTTGCGAAAAGAGGTAGGGGTCACGCTTGGAGGCAGCCAGCGCATGCTCCAGGGTATGTATGAGTTCCCGGACATTGCCTTGCCAGTCATAGGCTTCCATTGTTTCGATGAAGTCCGTGCTGCAGGGCTTTGCCGGGGTGCCGGCGCGTTCGCAGAGGGCTTCTATGAAATGGTTGGCAAGTGGTTTGATGTCGGCGGGGCGCTCGCGCAGGGACGGCAGGTGGATGTGGATTGAACGTATGCGGTAAAGCAGATCGTTGCGGAAGAGTCCTTCCTGAGCCATGGCGTCCAGGTTCCTGTTGGTGGCGACAACGAGTCTGAAGTCGCTCTTCTGGACTTCTTTGCCGCCCAGGGAGCGCACCGCGCGTTCCTGAAGCACGCGAAGAAAGCTCTTCTGAAGCGAGAGGGGCATTTCGCCCACTTCATCCAGAAAGAGCGTGCCTTTGTCCGCCTGGAAGACGAGGCCCACCTGATCCTTTTCCGCGCCGGTGAACGCACCCTTCTTGTGGCCGAACAGGATGGATTCCACGATGCTTTCGGGCAGGGCTGCGCAGTCCACGATAATGAAAGGGCCACTGGCGCGAGGGCTGTTGTCGTGGATGGCCCGGGCGAAGAGTTCCTTGCCTGTGCCGGTCTCCCCGGTGATGAGCACGTTGGAGTCGCTTTCCGCGGATTGCGCCACCAGATCCAGGGCGCGGGTCAGCGCCTGGCTGTCACCGATGATCCTTTCCCGGCGCAACGCCTTGATGGTGCTGCCCACCTGATCATGCTGCCGCGCCCGATGGTATTCCAGGGCGCGCTTGAGGGTCAGCGAGATCTGCTGAATGCTGTGGGTCTTTTCTATGTAATCCCAGGCGCCGTTGCTGATGGCCAGCTCCGCACCTTCCGGTTCGCCCTTGCCGGTGATGATGATGACCTCCGGATTGGACGGGGTGGCTGCGAGATCTCCAAGGATGGAGAGCCCGTTGCCGTCCGGCAGGCGGACGTCCAGGAATATGATGTCGTACAAACGCGATCGGGCCATATCCAGCCCCGCAGCCAGCGTGCCGGCGCTTTCCGCTTCGCAGCCCATCCGGCGGACGGCCCGCGAAAGGGCGTAGCACATGGGTTCGTCGTCATCTATGATAAGTACGCGCGCCATTCTTCATTCCCTTTCGAGTTCTGCATTTCCCTCTCGAACTTGGTGGTGTCCAGCAGGCCCCGCACGGCCCGGCATATTTCGATGGTGTCGAATGGTTTTCTGAAGAAAATCGACACGCCGGCCTTTTTCAGGTCCTTTGGAACACGTTGCAGCCGGCCGTCGCCCTCGAAACCGCTGCACAGGATGACCGGCAGCTTCTGGTTGATCTGCTTGATTTCCTTGATGAGCTCCGCGCCGGTCATCTTGGGCATGAGCTGATCGGTCAGCAGGAGATCGAAGCTGTGCGGGGCTTCCATGAACATTTCCAGCGCCTTGTAGCTGTCATTGCAACTCGTTACCGTGTAGCCAAGCCGGGTGAACAGCTTGTGGAGCGACGAGAGCAGGTCTTTGTCGTCATCCACGATCAGCAGTGATTCCGTACCATGCGGCAAGTCGGGACGCTTGACATCCGGTATGTTCTCCTGGCCCTCGTCGGCGCACGGAAGCAGCACCTTGAACACCGAGCCCTTGCCCAGCGCGCTGTTCACTGTGATGGCGCCGCCGTGCATGGTGACGATGCTCTGGGTCATGGACAGTCCGAGGCCGGTGCCCCGTGATTTTCTGCGCGTGGTGTAGAACGGCTCGAAAATGCGTTTGAGGATCACGGGCTTCATGCCCACCCCCGTATCCTGCACCGAGAGCCGGGCGTAGCTTCCCGCCTTCAGACCCATGGCGCGAGCTTCGTCGGCATCGAGCTCCACGGCGTCGAGCTCCACGGTGAGCACGGCCTTGAAGCCGCGCATGGCCTGCTCCGCGTTGGTGCACAGGTTCATTATGACCTGGAGCAACTGGTCCGGGTCGGCTCGCACGCGGATGTCGTCCACATGTATCCGGATGCGCACGTCCACGTTGGCCGGCAGGATGGTCTGCACCAGTTCCATGCATTCGCCGGTGACGCGGGCCAGATTGACCGTGCTGCGCGGAGTATCCGTCTTGCGGCTGAACTCCTTGATGCGCCGAACCAGGCTCTTGCCACGCTTGGCCGCCTTGTGGATGTGCTGGAGATCTTCGTATACCGGGCTGTTCTTGTCCGTATCGTACATGGCGAGCTCGGAGCAGGCGGTGATGGCGCCGAGCACATTGCTGAAGTCGTGCGCGATGCCGCCGGCGAAAATGCCGATGGCCTCCATCTTCTGCGCCTGCATCAACTCTTTTTCCAGTTGCCGCCATGGCTTGAGAATGGAGTTGATCATCAGAATGCTGACCGGCAGAACCACGAACAGCAGCACGATGACCACGCCGGCGCCGACCGTGACGATGGCGCGTCGGTGTATGTGGGCGAAGCGTTGGGAAATGCGCTGCTGCTCTCTGTTGATATCGTCGATGTAGAGGCCGGACCCGAGCCAGTATTCGGTGCCGGGTATGGGATGCGCGTAGACCAGTTTGGGAAGCAGCGTATCCTGCCCGGGTTTGTAGAAATTGTACGAGACGAATCCACCGCCGGCGAGGGCCTTTTCCGTGAGGGCCTTGATGTACCGGGTGCCTTCGTTGTCTTCCACCTCCATACGCATCTGGCCGCGGAACTCCGGAAAGAACGGATGGGTGATGTTCACGCCGCTGGTGTTGTAGACGAAGTAGTAGCCGTACTCTTCGTATCGCACCTCGTTGATGACCTCGCGCAGCTGTGTTTCCGGATCGCCTCCCTCGGCAATGGTTTCGCGCACCATCTCTCCAAGCGTGTCCGCAAGACTGATAACTGCTGCTTTGAGTGTCCGCTGATGCCCGGTCAGCATCATCTCGCGGGCGGCGATCTGCGTCTCCTTTTGCGATTTGTTGATGTAATAGCTGTAGACCACGCTGATGGCCGCGGCGAACAGCGACAGAAAAAGCAGCAAGAGGCCGACCCGACTGATTATCGTGTAGCTGCGGTGAGTGAATAGGGTGCGAAGATTGAACATATTGTAGGAGATACCGGCATGTGTTGTGTCACAAGAGACATGATGCTGAAAGGAGCTCCTGTCAAATTATGTCGGCGAAGCCAAGCGACATTGCGTCGGAGACATGCTTCGGGCGGCTCGAATTTGAAACGCCATGTTGGAAGCACAATTCGCGCCAACCTGCACATGAGTGGAAAATGTTAATATAATAATATGTTGAGTTCAGGATTCTTCTGAAGCAGGAGTGTTCCGAAAAGGCTTTTCCTGCCGAACAGTAAAGGTGTCTGCACCGCACCATTTCGTCTTGTTTCTCCACAGACAGGTGACCGGCACAAGGCACCGTTCATTTAGCTGATGTCGGAGTTACCCCGGGAGAACGATTCCTGCAACTCGATAGAGCGGAATCTCAAACACAACCACTTTGAATACAATGCTTTATTGTATGAGAAGAAAGATGGCCCATGCAATAATTCTGTGAAAAATAACGTATTCCCGGCAGATAGGAAACTGTTCATCTACGGCAAGAAACAAAGCGTTTCCATAATGGAGTTCTTGGTGAAAGTTTCAAAAAGACAGTGGGTTGCGGGTGGGTGGAATGTGGCATGTCCCGTGCAGCCGCAACTGCCGTCATGGAGCCGGCCTGCCCTTTGTCTGCAGGCGGCGTCCCTTCTTGCTAACGAAACGATTCAGATCGGCCTCGTCCCGGCCAAAAAGCATGGGAGACGGACATGTCGAATACCATTCTCGAAAAGGAGCAGCTCATCCCGGATCAGACCAGCAAACTGGTGATCGACGCGCCGGAAATAGCGGCCAAGGCCGAGCCCGGCAACTTCGTGATCCTGCGCGTCGATCCCCGGGGCGAGCGCATCCCTCTGACAATAGCCGACACGGACAAGAAAAAGGGCACTATCACCATCGTCTACCTGGTGTTGGGCAAGACTACAGCAATGCTGGAGGAGCTCAAAGAGGGCGACACGATCCTCGATCTCTGCGGCCCGCTGGGCAAAGCCACGCACATAGAGAAAGAAGGCACTGTCATCTGTGTGGGCGGCGGCACCGGCATCGCTGCCATGCACCACATCGCCAAAGGTCACCACGAGGCAGGAAACAGGGTCGTGGCAATCATCGGCGCACGCACCAGGGATCTTCTGCTTTTCGAGGACGAACTCATGAAATTTGCCGACGAGGTCCTCGTCTCCACGGACGACGGCAGCTACGGCCACAAGGGGCTCGTTACGGAGCTGCTGGAGCAGCGTCTCCAGGAAGACGAAAGCGTGTTCGAGGTCGTGGCCGTGGGACCTGTGCCCATGATGGCGGCCGTGGCCCGCACCACCGAGAAGTACGACGTGAAGACCACCGTGTCCCTGAACTCCATCATGGTCGACGGCATCGGCATGTGCGGCGCCTGCCGCGTGACCGTGGGCGGCGAAACCAGATTCGCCTGCGTGGACGGCCCGGAGTTCGATGGTCACCAGGTCGATTTTGTGGAATTGAGCAACCGGCTCCGGTATTTCAAGGAGCTGGAGTGCGTGTCCTACGACGAGTTCAAGGAATGCAGATGCGCGGAAAAAGAAGGAAAAAAAAAGAAGGCGAAGAAACTCTCCATTCCGCGCGTACCCATGCCGCATCAGCCGGCCAGTCAGCGTATCACCAACTTCGACGAAGTCGCCCTGGGCTACAGCATGGACATGGCCGTAAAAGAGGCCCAGCGCTGTATGCAGTGCAAGAAGCCCAAATGCGTGCAGGGCTGTCCGGTGGAGGTGAACATTCCGGACTTCATATCCGCGCTCGTGGAGCGTGATGTGGAAAAGGCTTACAAGGTCATCAAAGCCACCAACAGCCTGCCGGCGGTCTGCGGCCGCGTCTGCCCGCAGGAGAGCCAGTGCGAAGGGGCATGCATCCTGGGGATCAAGGACGAGCCCGTGGCCATCGGCCGTCTGGAACGCTTCGTGGCCGACGAGTTCTTTCACCGCGACGCCTGCGACCTCATCTCGGACAAGCCGGAGTGCCCGCTCATCGACGAGGAAAAAAAGGTGGCCTGCATCGGCTCCGGCCCGTCATCCCTCACTGTGGCCGGCTACATGGCCTCCCGAGGCTGCAAGGTTACGGTCTTCGAAGCCCTGCACGAGCTGGGCGGCGTGCTGGTCTACGGTATTCCCGAGTTCCGTCTGCCCAAAAGCAAGATCGTGGGCAAGGAAGTGAACGCCCTCAGCGATCTGCAGGTGGACTTCAAGCTGAACGCCGTGGCCGGCAAAACCTTCAGTATTCAGGAGCTGTTCGACCAGGGGTACAAATCCGTGTTCATCGGAGTGGGTGCAGGACTGCCCAAGTTCCTGAACATTCCTGGCGAGAACCTGAGCGGCG contains the following coding sequences:
- a CDS encoding succinate dehydrogenase/fumarate reductase cytochrome b subunit, which translates into the protein MNSSTMTLHVPQRSKISGRLDFLMMTTGVLLILFLWAHLILVSSVVISPALMNALADFFEATYMAQVGGPVIFVIMLLHFVLAARKMPFEQGEWKAFRLHSKMMRHKDTTLWLVQVITALVILVLASIHMFVVLTDLPITAAKSAARIQDGPWLPFYLVLLPMAELHVGIGFYRIGVKYGFISSARRAWYQKAEYVMMAGFICIGLITLARFSFLTV
- a CDS encoding sigma-54-dependent transcriptional regulator; this translates as MARVLIIDDDEPMCYALSRAVRRMGCEAESAGTLAAGLDMARSRLYDIIFLDVRLPDGNGLSILGDLAATPSNPEVIIITGKGEPEGAELAISNGAWDYIEKTHSIQQISLTLKRALEYHRARQHDQVGSTIKALRRERIIGDSQALTRALDLVAQSAESDSNVLITGETGTGKELFARAIHDNSPRASGPFIIVDCAALPESIVESILFGHKKGAFTGAEKDQVGLVFQADKGTLFLDEVGEMPLSLQKSFLRVLQERAVRSLGGKEVQKSDFRLVVATNRNLDAMAQEGLFRNDLLYRIRSIHIHLPSLRERPADIKPLANHFIEALCERAGTPAKPCSTDFIETMEAYDWQGNVRELIHTLEHALAASKRDPYLFSQHLPANIRAKVARNRISSPAFEDQFVQMDEAEFDPDEIPELQPYREAVCANAESRYLKSLMNATKGNMKDAIRRSGLSQSRLYALLKKHGISSRSL
- a CDS encoding fumarate reductase iron-sulfur subunit encodes the protein MNRKLHIKVFRYNPHDPYSEPRMQSFHITEYDSMTLFIALTQIRDEMDPTLKVDFCCRAGICGSCGMVINGRPGLACHTQTKDLPNEITLHPLPVFKLLGDLSVDTGTWFRGVGAKIESWVHSNDAAFDPADEEMRMENEVAEQIFELDRCIECGCCVAACGTARMREDFMGATTINRIARFYLDPRDQRSEDDYYDVIGNDQGVFGCMGLLACEDVCPKSIPLQDQLGIMRRMLALNSVKGILPKSVINALQHKGCCHEKH
- a CDS encoding fumarate hydratase, which encodes MKSIKAQDLHDAVRDMIMDACRILPDDVYGALQRALDEEESESAKEVLAQLIENADLARNTQLALCQDTGVAVFFVDYGEDVTIEGGNLEQVLNDAMVEAYDKGYLRKSMCDPLTRKNTGDNTPAVIHSHVVPGDSLKVKFMAKGGGSENMSRIAMLKPAQGWEGIKDFVVRTMAEAGPNPCPPTVVGVGIGGTFDLAPTLAKQALFRPLGERNTDPRVAAMEEELLAAVNDLGIGPMGLGGKTTSLDVKVEMHPCHIASMPVAVNVQCHSSRTKEVVL
- a CDS encoding cache domain-containing protein; the protein is MFNLRTLFTHRSYTIISRVGLLLLFLSLFAAAISVVYSYYINKSQKETQIAAREMMLTGHQRTLKAAVISLADTLGEMVRETIAEGGDPETQLREVINEVRYEEYGYYFVYNTSGVNITHPFFPEFRGQMRMEVEDNEGTRYIKALTEKALAGGGFVSYNFYKPGQDTLLPKLVYAHPIPGTEYWLGSGLYIDDINREQQRISQRFAHIHRRAIVTVGAGVVIVLLFVVLPVSILMINSILKPWRQLEKELMQAQKMEAIGIFAGGIAHDFSNVLGAITACSELAMYDTDKNSPVYEDLQHIHKAAKRGKSLVRRIKEFSRKTDTPRSTVNLARVTGECMELVQTILPANVDVRIRIHVDDIRVRADPDQLLQVIMNLCTNAEQAMRGFKAVLTVELDAVELDADEARAMGLKAGSYARLSVQDTGVGMKPVILKRIFEPFYTTRRKSRGTGLGLSMTQSIVTMHGGAITVNSALGKGSVFKVLLPCADEGQENIPDVKRPDLPHGTESLLIVDDDKDLLSSLHKLFTRLGYTVTSCNDSYKALEMFMEAPHSFDLLLTDQLMPKMTGAELIKEIKQINQKLPVILCSGFEGDGRLQRVPKDLKKAGVSIFFRKPFDTIEICRAVRGLLDTTKFEREMQNSKGNEEWRAYLS
- a CDS encoding Fe-S-containing hydro-lyase — its product is MATYNLTTPLTDEDIVQLKAGDVVNLTGTIYTARDAAHKKLIEALDKGEELPFELEGSVIYYVGPAPAPPGAAIGSAGPTTSGRMDAYAPRLHSLGVKASIGKGKRSQEVRDALQQYKGVYFGATGGAGALLSQRITDSEVIAYDELGPEAIRKLTVQDFPLLVVNDAHGAEQYAKPNYEL
- the gltA gene encoding NADPH-dependent glutamate synthase; translated protein: MPHQPASQRITNFDEVALGYSMDMAVKEAQRCMQCKKPKCVQGCPVEVNIPDFISALVERDVEKAYKVIKATNSLPAVCGRVCPQESQCEGACILGIKDEPVAIGRLERFVADEFFHRDACDLISDKPECPLIDEEKKVACIGSGPSSLTVAGYMASRGCKVTVFEALHELGGVLVYGIPEFRLPKSKIVGKEVNALSDLQVDFKLNAVAGKTFSIQELFDQGYKSVFIGVGAGLPKFLNIPGENLSGVFSANEYLTRVNLGRAYSFPDYDTPIVRGKKVTVYGGGNVAMDAARTAVRLGAESVHIVYRRTQDAMPARLEEVEHAVEEGVIMECLAAPLEFLPGEDGNLGAVRLQRMELGKPDESGRRSPKPIEGDIYELPTDIAVIAVGTRSNPVLLENEPALELNKWGYIEVDEETGETSIPNVYAGGDIVTGAATVILAMGAGRTAAKEMARRLGCE
- a CDS encoding fumarate reductase flavoprotein subunit, with protein sequence MQIFYTDVLCIGAGLAGERVAVEAAMAGFETICLSIVPPRRSHSSAAQGGMQAALGNAIMGDGDSPDIHFQDTVKGSDWGCDQEVARIFADTAPIVMREVAHWGVPWNRVVAGVHTYYKGGKPFEAEEKKEKHGLIHARAFGGTAKWRTCYTADGTGRSVLNTLDSKCLQYGVQIHDRTQAEVLIHDGENCLGCIARCMRTGELRAYFATATLIATGGYGRCYSATTNAVICDGGGQICALDTGLVPMGNMEAVQFHPTGTVPTDILVTEGCRGDGGTLLDVNEHRFMPDYEPEKAELASRDVVSRRMTEHMRKGLGVKSPYGDHLWLDIRHLGVKHITTKLREVYDICTNFLGVNPIEQLIPVRPTQHYSMGGVRTNRDGAAYGLKGLYSAGEAACWDMHGFNRLGGNSLAETVVAGRYIGKQMVKFLQGASVNFSTAALRDAEAKLKERIDDIVSGRKGSESALEIRDEMHATMMENVFIFRNGPDLQKAVDKLAELHERSYRIALKGNIKGYNPEMSTALRVQGMIKLCQCTAYGALQRTESRGAHTREDFPERNDKDWLNRTLAYWKEGEHLPILQYEEASPYYELPPGERGYGGGKIIPNELPKKKFEIPKKALENLKEAKSKG